Proteins from a genomic interval of Niabella soli DSM 19437:
- a CDS encoding putative oxidoreductase C-terminal domain-containing protein: MKKIVLPVALLAMLAACKSNDTKKENEQGDKKLLSIITLDPGHFHAALVQKEMYPDVDSNVYVYAPAGEDLDLHLKRIEAFNTRAANPTHWKENVYTGADFFQKMIQEKKGNLVVMSGNNQKKAEYVLNTIDAGMNVLADKPMAIDQPGFELIKNAFAKAAEKKVLLYDIMTERFEINSTLQRELAQMQKVFGTQEKGTPDNPGVTKSSVHFLYKSVSGAVLQRPAWFFDVTQQGEGIADVSTHLVDLAQIECFPGQALDYQKDVELVSAKHWTTPLTLSQFTEITKQPAFPDYLKQNVTKDTILNTYFNGSFQYKLRGINIKITATWDYKAPAGSGDTYYSALRGTRANLTIRQGLEENYKPTLYIEPVKSNDASFEKDLTDAMATLQAKYPGVSIKKTAKGWQAVVPEKYNTGHEAHFGQVMQHYLQFLKEKKLPAWEVPNMITKYFTTTAALELAKKSATKK, from the coding sequence ATGAAGAAAATTGTACTCCCTGTTGCCTTGCTGGCGATGTTGGCCGCTTGTAAAAGTAACGACACCAAAAAAGAAAATGAGCAAGGCGACAAGAAACTGCTATCCATTATAACCCTCGACCCCGGCCACTTTCACGCCGCACTGGTACAAAAAGAAATGTACCCGGATGTGGATAGCAATGTTTATGTATATGCCCCTGCAGGTGAAGACCTGGACCTGCATTTAAAACGCATCGAAGCCTTTAATACACGGGCAGCGAATCCCACTCATTGGAAAGAAAATGTATATACCGGCGCCGATTTTTTTCAAAAAATGATCCAGGAAAAAAAGGGAAATCTGGTGGTGATGAGTGGCAACAACCAGAAGAAGGCAGAATACGTTTTGAACACAATAGATGCGGGTATGAACGTGCTGGCTGATAAACCCATGGCGATCGACCAGCCGGGATTTGAACTGATAAAAAATGCTTTTGCAAAAGCCGCGGAAAAAAAGGTGTTGCTCTATGATATCATGACAGAGCGTTTTGAGATCAACTCCACCCTGCAACGTGAGCTGGCACAGATGCAGAAGGTATTTGGCACCCAGGAAAAAGGTACGCCCGACAACCCGGGGGTTACCAAATCGAGCGTTCACTTTTTATACAAATCCGTGTCCGGCGCGGTATTGCAGCGTCCGGCCTGGTTTTTTGATGTAACCCAGCAGGGCGAAGGCATTGCCGATGTATCCACGCACCTGGTAGACCTGGCACAGATCGAATGTTTCCCCGGCCAGGCGCTGGATTACCAGAAAGATGTGGAACTGGTTTCGGCAAAACACTGGACCACTCCCCTTACTTTAAGCCAGTTTACTGAAATAACCAAGCAACCGGCGTTCCCTGATTATCTGAAGCAAAACGTAACAAAGGACACTATTTTAAATACCTATTTCAATGGCTCCTTCCAGTATAAGCTGCGCGGCATCAATATTAAGATCACGGCTACCTGGGATTATAAAGCACCGGCAGGTTCGGGAGATACGTATTACTCAGCGCTGCGCGGCACGCGGGCTAATTTAACCATCCGTCAGGGCCTGGAAGAAAATTACAAACCTACACTGTACATCGAACCGGTTAAAAGCAATGATGCCAGCTTCGAAAAAGATCTTACTGACGCTATGGCAACACTGCAGGCTAAGTATCCTGGTGTTTCCATAAAGAAAACGGCAAAAGGATGGCAGGCCGTAGTTCCGGAGAAATATAACACAGGGCACGAAGCGCATTTCGGGCAGGTGATGCAGCACTATCTGCAGTTCCTGAAAGAAAAGAAATTACCCGCCTGGGAAGTGCCTAATATGATCACCAAATATTTCACGACCACTGCTGCATTGGAGCTGGCAAAAAAATCAGCAACAAAAAAATAA
- a CDS encoding DUF6807 domain-containing protein, which translates to MIRKIFLAGFFVGMINLSSLQAQRISSWQVHTTGKGNFSIPMSINLDAVSFVPDSSLQLFETTGGKKTAVPFQIETEEGRRLCWLIEPARVATRSYELVKGKRENFAPSLQTPLEGGALTIMSGDKKLLRYHSETVYPPKGIDTAYKRSGFIHPLWTPNGEELTRINAPDHYHHWGLWNPWTHVLFEKDTVDFWNLKDRKGTVRFAGFASIADGPVYAGYQTLHQHIAFKKDGSEKNAINELQTVKIYRQQKDNDAYYIMDITVQLSCASASPVKLLEYRYGGLGIRATEAWNKDNSTIFTSEGKNRKEADGSTARWCVAEGQLNKQYGGLEMMSYPANYNYPEPLRIWPENMNNRGDVFLNFSPTKNKDWLLEPGKQYILKYRFLVFNNQLAKEKAEEAWQSFAHPPTVSFK; encoded by the coding sequence ATGATCCGAAAAATATTTTTAGCAGGGTTCTTTGTAGGGATGATAAATTTGTCATCCCTACAGGCGCAGCGCATCAGTAGTTGGCAGGTACATACCACCGGAAAAGGAAACTTCTCCATTCCGATGAGCATTAACCTGGATGCGGTTTCTTTTGTACCCGACAGCAGCCTGCAGCTTTTTGAAACGACCGGCGGAAAAAAAACAGCGGTTCCATTTCAGATCGAAACAGAAGAAGGGCGCCGGTTATGCTGGCTGATAGAGCCCGCCCGCGTGGCTACGCGCTCTTATGAATTGGTAAAGGGAAAAAGAGAAAATTTCGCTCCATCGCTGCAAACACCTCTTGAAGGCGGTGCATTGACCATCATGAGCGGCGATAAAAAATTACTGCGTTATCATTCCGAAACGGTTTATCCGCCCAAGGGTATTGATACTGCTTATAAGCGCAGCGGCTTTATTCATCCCCTCTGGACGCCCAATGGCGAAGAGCTGACGCGCATTAATGCGCCGGATCATTATCACCACTGGGGGCTGTGGAATCCCTGGACACATGTGCTGTTTGAAAAAGATACCGTTGATTTCTGGAACCTGAAAGATCGTAAAGGCACGGTACGCTTCGCGGGATTTGCATCTATTGCCGATGGCCCTGTGTATGCCGGTTACCAAACCTTGCATCAGCACATCGCCTTTAAAAAAGACGGATCAGAAAAAAATGCGATCAACGAATTACAAACCGTAAAGATCTATCGCCAGCAAAAAGATAATGACGCCTATTATATAATGGATATTACCGTTCAGTTGAGCTGTGCCAGTGCCAGTCCGGTAAAACTGCTGGAATACCGTTATGGCGGTCTGGGCATCCGTGCCACCGAGGCCTGGAACAAGGATAACAGCACTATATTCACCTCAGAAGGAAAGAACCGTAAAGAAGCCGATGGCAGTACCGCCCGCTGGTGTGTTGCGGAAGGACAATTAAACAAACAGTATGGCGGGTTGGAAATGATGAGCTATCCGGCAAATTACAACTATCCCGAACCGCTGCGCATCTGGCCGGAAAACATGAACAACCGGGGCGATGTATTTCTTAATTTCTCGCCTACCAAGAATAAAGATTGGTTGCTGGAACCGGGCAAACAATATATTTTAAAATATCGTTTCCTGGTGTTCAATAATCAACTGGCGAAAGAAAAAGCGGAAGAAGCCTGGCAGTCGTTCGCACATCCGCCAACGGTTAGTTTTAAATGA
- a CDS encoding ThuA domain-containing protein, translating to MKRILAILFTITALATGPLSNAQTVNWKKVKVLVYTKNGTGYVHDNIPSAVKAIQKLGTQYGFKVDTSADPAVMTEANLQQYTLLIFPSTNNDVFNTDAQRVAFRRYIEAGGGFVGLHSVTGTERNWRWFKMMLGGTFAWHARFQKFTVRVIDSRHPSMQGTPAVWEKGDECYFAKELYPGPRVLMVHDLRTIDTTNAQQKAALEKNRGTFGDFYPNTWEYAFDGGHTWVTTLGHDKKDYSDPTYLNHILGGIRFIASQVKAIDFKKSYAAQRDEEVRF from the coding sequence ATGAAAAGAATTTTAGCAATACTCTTTACGATCACGGCCCTTGCAACAGGACCTCTATCCAACGCCCAAACCGTAAACTGGAAAAAGGTAAAAGTGCTGGTCTATACAAAAAATGGAACGGGCTATGTGCATGATAATATTCCGTCTGCAGTAAAAGCCATTCAAAAACTGGGCACACAATATGGTTTCAAAGTCGATACCAGCGCCGATCCGGCAGTAATGACAGAAGCCAACCTGCAACAGTACACCTTGCTGATCTTCCCCAGTACCAATAATGACGTTTTCAATACCGATGCACAGCGCGTCGCCTTCCGGCGCTATATTGAAGCCGGCGGCGGTTTTGTGGGCCTGCATTCCGTAACCGGCACTGAACGCAACTGGCGCTGGTTCAAAATGATGCTGGGCGGCACTTTTGCCTGGCATGCCCGGTTCCAGAAATTTACGGTCAGGGTTATTGATAGCCGGCATCCTTCTATGCAAGGTACGCCCGCAGTATGGGAAAAAGGAGATGAATGTTATTTTGCCAAAGAGCTGTATCCCGGCCCCAGGGTTTTAATGGTGCATGATCTGCGCACCATCGATACTACCAATGCCCAACAAAAAGCAGCGTTGGAAAAGAACCGCGGCACTTTCGGCGATTTTTACCCGAACACCTGGGAATACGCGTTCGACGGCGGTCACACCTGGGTTACCACCCTGGGGCATGATAAAAAAGATTACAGTGATCCCACTTATTTAAATCATATTCTGGGCGGCATCCGCTTTATAGCCAGCCAGGTAAAAGCCATTGATTTCAAAAAATCCTATGCCGCACAGCGGGATGAGGAGGTAAGGTTTTGA
- a CDS encoding TonB-dependent receptor, producing the protein MRKVLVLIVLWIGVVAVNAQTTNTGNIEGVITTPEGHPVPNVNVTIKGSKKHAVTNETGYFEFTNMPFGNYLLIYSFEGATSQEVPVTVPPVNSEGTRYNLPLKTRELNEVIVRIGGSINKGTATVGKAGIPIMDLPQAVTVIGQQTIENQQAQRLSDVIKNVNGMYLGTTRGNTQEAFYARGYSLGSTNTFKNGFRLNSGAMPEMSSLESVEVLKGSAAILYGNVAPGAVVNMITKKPKFYYGGEVSMRAGSYDLYKPAIDVFGPISKSVAFRLNGTYEKANSYRNNVHSERYYFNPSFLFKLGKKTELLVQGDYLHHDFTPDFGIGTLSASPSTYGGKLIADVGRSAFFGTPWQYSKTRQATASAELKHSFNEHWQLNTSVNYQNYQRDYYAIERVQLNSEGKFRRPLGKNNNNEDYYAAQANLNGNFATGNLEHKLLIGADAEKYIQNNYIADINGKIYDSINVFDPGMYTRRTDIPAAQWATKAHVPTERFGAYVQDLVKLSDKFKLLAGVRWSFQQADATKTDSLLSNKTVMGKIQINKAFSPRVGLLYQPTTTTTVFASYANSFSPNTGTDIYNNAIKPSIIDQFELGVKNDLLEGRLSANLTLYRIVNNNLAQMAPTDANGNPNSNSNIKELSGQTTSDGIEVDVRTQPVTGLDIMTGYSYNNMRYTKTSGKSGSYVEGQRLVNSPAHTANMTAFYTVQRGAVQGLKFGAGIYYIGDRNAGWNNTYTDNNGTANDRLFSVKGFVTADVTAGYTYKKWSLLAKLANLTNTYNYYVHENYSINPIPPRNFVVTAAFKF; encoded by the coding sequence ATGAGAAAAGTTTTAGTGCTTATTGTGTTATGGATCGGAGTTGTGGCTGTAAATGCTCAAACAACCAATACCGGGAATATTGAAGGAGTGATCACCACCCCCGAGGGGCACCCGGTTCCCAATGTAAATGTAACGATCAAAGGATCAAAAAAACATGCCGTGACCAATGAAACCGGCTACTTTGAATTTACGAATATGCCTTTTGGCAATTACCTGCTTATTTATTCCTTTGAGGGCGCTACCAGCCAGGAAGTGCCCGTAACTGTGCCTCCGGTTAACAGCGAAGGCACCCGTTACAATCTGCCTTTAAAAACAAGGGAACTTAACGAAGTTATAGTGCGTATTGGCGGCAGCATCAATAAGGGCACCGCCACTGTTGGCAAAGCAGGCATTCCCATTATGGATCTGCCCCAGGCGGTAACTGTCATCGGACAGCAAACCATTGAAAATCAGCAGGCACAACGCTTAAGTGATGTTATCAAGAACGTAAACGGTATGTACCTGGGCACCACGCGCGGTAATACCCAGGAGGCCTTTTACGCACGTGGCTACAGCCTGGGCAGCACCAATACGTTCAAAAATGGTTTCCGGCTTAATAGCGGAGCAATGCCGGAAATGAGCTCGTTGGAAAGTGTAGAGGTGTTGAAGGGAAGCGCGGCTATTCTTTACGGAAACGTGGCCCCCGGCGCTGTTGTAAATATGATCACCAAAAAACCTAAATTTTATTACGGCGGCGAGGTGAGCATGCGCGCAGGAAGTTACGATCTGTACAAACCCGCTATTGATGTTTTTGGCCCGATCAGCAAATCTGTGGCTTTTCGTTTGAATGGCACCTATGAAAAAGCCAACAGCTACCGGAATAATGTTCATTCGGAGCGCTATTATTTCAATCCCTCTTTCTTATTCAAACTAGGAAAAAAGACGGAGTTATTAGTTCAGGGCGATTACCTGCACCATGATTTTACACCTGATTTCGGCATCGGTACGCTGAGCGCCTCCCCTTCCACCTACGGGGGTAAACTAATTGCTGATGTAGGCCGTTCTGCATTTTTCGGCACCCCCTGGCAATATTCCAAAACCCGGCAGGCAACCGCCTCTGCCGAGCTCAAACACAGTTTTAACGAGCATTGGCAGTTAAATACCAGCGTAAACTATCAAAATTACCAGCGCGACTACTATGCAATTGAGCGGGTGCAGTTGAACTCGGAAGGAAAATTCCGTCGCCCCCTGGGCAAAAACAATAATAATGAAGACTATTATGCTGCACAAGCAAATCTGAACGGCAATTTTGCTACCGGCAACCTGGAACATAAACTGCTGATCGGCGCTGATGCGGAAAAATATATTCAAAACAATTATATCGCAGATATCAACGGCAAGATCTACGACTCCATTAATGTATTTGACCCGGGTATGTATACCCGGAGAACCGATATCCCCGCCGCGCAATGGGCCACCAAAGCTCATGTTCCCACAGAACGTTTCGGCGCCTACGTTCAGGATCTGGTGAAACTATCCGACAAATTCAAATTACTGGCCGGCGTGCGCTGGTCGTTCCAGCAGGCCGATGCTACAAAAACGGATTCGTTGCTGAGCAATAAAACGGTAATGGGGAAAATACAGATCAACAAAGCCTTTTCTCCACGGGTGGGGTTATTATATCAGCCCACGACCACCACTACGGTTTTCGCAAGTTATGCCAACTCTTTTAGCCCCAATACCGGAACCGATATTTATAATAATGCAATAAAACCATCCATCATCGACCAGTTTGAACTGGGCGTTAAAAATGATCTGCTGGAAGGTCGTTTAAGTGCAAACCTGACGCTGTACCGGATCGTTAATAACAACCTGGCACAAATGGCGCCGACCGATGCGAACGGCAACCCCAATTCCAATTCAAATATTAAGGAGCTTTCGGGGCAAACGACCAGCGATGGCATTGAAGTGGATGTGCGTACACAACCGGTAACGGGTCTGGATATTATGACAGGCTATAGTTACAATAATATGCGCTACACGAAAACATCCGGTAAATCCGGGAGTTATGTAGAAGGACAACGCCTCGTCAACAGTCCGGCCCACACAGCCAATATGACCGCTTTTTACACCGTTCAGCGCGGTGCGGTGCAGGGGCTCAAATTCGGAGCCGGTATATATTACATTGGCGACCGGAATGCCGGTTGGAACAATACTTATACAGACAACAACGGCACCGCAAATGATCGCTTGTTTTCTGTAAAAGGGTTCGTAACTGCCGACGTTACCGCCGGGTACACGTATAAAAAATGGTCGTTGCTGGCCAAGTTGGCAAACCTGACCAACACTTATAATTATTACGTCCACGAAAACTACAGCATCAATCCCATTCCCCCGCGGAATTTTGTAGTAACTGCTGCATTTAAGTTCTGA
- the pncA gene encoding bifunctional nicotinamidase/pyrazinamidase: MKCLIIVDMQYDFLPGGALAVPGGNTLIPVINNLQREYDLVVATQDWHPAGHKSFASQHPGKKVFAIIEWKGGSQTLWPDHCLQGTRGAELHKDIDQHKIAAIFRKGMDPGIDSYSGFFDNGHLKSTGLGAYLKGLNINAVDVCGLAADFCVYFTALDALELGMKSTIIEKATLPIDAVRFQQLKEAFVERGGEVNRK; this comes from the coding sequence ATGAAATGCCTGATCATTGTGGATATGCAGTATGATTTTTTGCCGGGGGGTGCCCTGGCGGTGCCCGGGGGAAATACGCTCATACCGGTAATCAACAACCTGCAAAGGGAGTATGACCTGGTTGTGGCTACGCAGGACTGGCACCCGGCGGGTCATAAAAGTTTTGCTTCGCAACATCCGGGGAAAAAGGTTTTTGCTATTATTGAATGGAAAGGCGGTAGCCAGACGCTTTGGCCCGATCACTGCCTGCAGGGAACGCGGGGGGCGGAGTTGCACAAGGATATCGATCAGCATAAAATTGCGGCTATTTTTCGTAAAGGCATGGATCCCGGAATAGATAGCTACAGCGGCTTTTTTGACAACGGCCATTTAAAAAGCACGGGGTTGGGAGCTTATTTAAAAGGTTTGAATATAAACGCAGTGGATGTGTGCGGCCTGGCGGCCGATTTTTGTGTTTATTTTACCGCGCTGGATGCTTTGGAACTTGGGATGAAAAGTACCATTATTGAAAAGGCTACCTTGCCGATTGATGCGGTGCGCTTTCAGCAACTGAAGGAGGCGTTTGTGGAACGGGGAGGGGAGGTGAATAGGAAATAG
- the eno gene encoding phosphopyruvate hydratase yields the protein MSYISEVFARQILDSRGNPTIEVDILTDEGALGRAAVPSGASTGIHEAVELRDGDKKKYLGKGTLKAVKNVNTIIAPALLGYDVADQTGIDQLMIELDGTPNKGKLGANALLAVSMAAAKAAAEEAGLPLYRYVGGTNAKTLPIPMMNILNGGAHADNKIDFQEFMIMPVGASSFSEGLRWGVEIFHALKTVLKKKGFSTNVGDEGGFAPNIQSNEEAIETVLAAINAAGYKAGSQIAIAMDAANSELWDAKKKKYVFHKSSGKALSSDELVQFWASWVKQYPIISIEDGMAEDDWKGWAALTEAVGSKCQLVGDDLFVTNVTRLQQGIDKDIANALLVKVNQIGTLTETINAVTLAQHNGYNTIMSHRSGETEDTTIADLAVALNCGQIKTGSASRTDRIAKYNQLIRIEEQLGESAVYPKGKIKFGKK from the coding sequence ATGAGCTACATTTCAGAGGTATTTGCAAGACAAATTTTAGACAGCCGCGGTAACCCAACTATCGAGGTGGATATCCTAACAGACGAAGGAGCTTTAGGCCGCGCCGCCGTTCCCAGTGGCGCCAGCACAGGCATTCACGAAGCAGTAGAACTGCGGGATGGCGATAAGAAAAAATACCTGGGAAAAGGAACCCTGAAAGCAGTTAAAAACGTAAATACGATCATCGCTCCGGCATTGCTGGGTTATGATGTAGCGGATCAAACCGGTATCGACCAGTTAATGATCGAACTGGACGGCACCCCTAACAAAGGAAAATTAGGCGCTAATGCCCTGCTGGCCGTAAGTATGGCGGCAGCCAAAGCGGCAGCGGAAGAAGCAGGATTGCCTTTATACCGTTATGTGGGCGGTACGAATGCCAAAACATTACCCATCCCCATGATGAATATTTTAAATGGTGGTGCGCACGCAGATAATAAGATCGATTTCCAGGAATTTATGATCATGCCCGTAGGCGCTTCTTCTTTCAGCGAGGGACTGCGCTGGGGTGTGGAAATTTTCCACGCGTTAAAAACCGTATTGAAGAAAAAAGGCTTCAGCACCAACGTAGGGGATGAAGGGGGTTTTGCGCCCAATATCCAAAGCAATGAAGAAGCGATCGAAACCGTACTGGCCGCTATCAATGCAGCGGGTTACAAAGCTGGGTCACAGATCGCCATCGCCATGGATGCTGCTAACAGCGAGCTCTGGGATGCTAAAAAGAAAAAATACGTTTTCCATAAAAGTAGCGGCAAGGCCCTCAGCAGCGATGAGCTGGTACAGTTCTGGGCTAGCTGGGTAAAACAATATCCGATCATCAGCATCGAAGATGGTATGGCCGAAGACGACTGGAAAGGCTGGGCAGCATTAACCGAAGCTGTGGGCAGCAAATGCCAGCTGGTAGGTGATGATCTGTTTGTAACCAACGTAACCCGTTTACAACAAGGTATCGACAAAGATATCGCCAACGCGTTGCTGGTAAAAGTAAACCAGATCGGTACCCTTACTGAAACCATTAATGCCGTAACACTGGCGCAGCACAATGGTTATAATACCATCATGAGCCACAGGAGCGGTGAAACCGAGGATACCACCATCGCAGACTTAGCGGTAGCGTTAAATTGCGGACAGATTAAAACCGGTTCAGCAAGCCGTACTGATCGTATCGCAAAATACAACCAGCTGATCCGCATCGAGGAACAATTGGGCGAAAGCGCGGTTTATCCAAAAGGAAAGATTAAATTTGGTAAGAAATAA